A stretch of Henckelia pumila isolate YLH828 chromosome 4, ASM3356847v2, whole genome shotgun sequence DNA encodes these proteins:
- the LOC140867418 gene encoding uncharacterized protein isoform X2 → MRRKPKVASGQEAGTSEKIGEVNTAVKDKNAILVATRSPYVILALFVLVINGSWGVYHYQFENLPPPLALESVGKRGFSENEAMKHVVALTQLGPHSIASDALERAFQYVREAAETIKKTAHWEVDVEVDLFHANSGVNNQLTGLFRGKSVVYSDLNHVVLRITPKYASEAADNAILVSSHIDTVFAGEGAGDCSSCVAVMLELARGVSQWAHGFKNAVIFLFNIGEEEGLNGAHSFISQHPWSDTLRLAIDLEAMGIGGKSSIFQAGPHPWAIENFALAAKYPSAQIVAQDLFYSGIINSATDFQVYKDIAGLSGLDFAYADNTAVYHTKNDKLKLLKPGSLQHLGENVLAFLLHAAASASLPKSNTLESDIESSKEKAIYFDILGAYMVTFRQSFANMLYNSVILQSILIWATSVVMGGYPAAISLLLSCFSIILMWICSISFSVAVAFILTITSSPMPCLSSPWLVIGLFAAPALLGAFTGQHLGYIILKSYLLKTFSVRKAKLSADLQSTLAKLDAERWLFKAGILQWLVLLAVGNYYKVGSSYIALVWLVSPAFAYGLLEATLSPSRVPLRLKTLTLLIGLFVPLLLSSGMIIRLTATIIGTMVRFIRNPGATPEWVGNVVIAIFVAAIVCLTMVYLLSYIHISEAKVSLVFTTCTLLAISLVAVWGGLVLPFTEDTARAVNVVHVVDARQTESRKQEPSSFVSLFSVTPGKLNKEAEYIGEGVVCGRDRHLDFVTFSVNYSCWTSSSAEAGWVESDVPKIHVDKDTKGESRTTHVSIDTRTSTRWALGINTKEIEDFQLKDAESAEELISPSEKHGVNGWHVIQFSGGKKAPTKFDLSLFWMGNHTLSTPAGGINEPLLLKLRTDLDRSTPPFKNILQKLPPWCSQFGKSTAPHTLAFLSSLPVSF, encoded by the exons ATGAGACGAAAACCAAAAGTTGCTTCTGGCCAGGAGGCCGGGACCAGTGAAAAGATTGGAGAAGTGAATACCGCTGTGAAGGATAAAAATGCCATTTTGGTGGCCACCAGGTCACCTTATGTGATTCTCGCGCTCTTTGTTCTTGTCATTAATGGGAGTTGGGGCGTTTACCATTATCAGTTTGAGAATCTGCCTCCTCCACTGGCTCTCGAAAGTGTGGGGAAAAGGGGTTTCTCCGAAAACGAGGCTATGAAACATGTTGTCGCATTGACTCAATTAGGCCCCCATAGCATTGCCTCTGATGCTCTCGAGAGAGCTTTCCAG TATGTCAGAGAAGCAGCAGAAACTATTAAAAAAACGGCTCATTGGGAGGTCGACGTTGAAGTGGATTTATTTCATGCAAATTCTGGAGTCAACAATCAACTTACTGGTCTTTTTAGAGGAAAATCTGTTGTCTATTCAGATCTGAATCACGTCGTGTTAAGAATCACTCCGAAATATGCATCTGAAGCAGCAGATAATGCTATTCTTGTCTCCTCCCACATCGATACCGTTTTTGCAGG GGAAGGAGCTGGCGACTGCAGTTCATGTGTTGCGGTTATGTTAGAGCTTGCTAGAGGAGTTTCCCAGTGGGCTCATGGATTTAAGAATGCTGTCATATTCTTATTTAATATTGGAGAGGAGGAAGGCTTGAATGGCGCTCACAGCTTTATTTCTCAG CATCCTTGGAGTGATACATTAAGATTGGCCATTGATTTGGAAGCCATGGGAATAGGAGGAAAATCTAGCATTTTCCAG GCTGGTCCTCATCCTTGGGCCATTGAAAACTTTGCTTTGGCAGCCAAGTATCCATCTGCACAAATTGTTGCTCAG GATCTTTTTTATTCTGGGATTATAAATTCGGCAACAGACTTTCAAGTGTATAAAGACATTGCAGGACTTTCCGGGCTCGATTTTGCATATGCAGATAATACAGCTGTGTACCATACAAAG AATGACAAGTTAAAATTGTTGAAACCTGGTTCTCTACAACATCTTGGAGAAAATGTTCTCGCTTTCTTGCTCCATGCCGCCGCTTCTGCCAGCCTCCCTAAGAGCAACACGTTGGAATCAGATATAGAATCTAGCAAGGAAAAAGCTATATATTTTGACATCTTG GGAGCATACATGGTCACATTTCGTCAAAGCTTTGCCAATATGCTGTACAATTCAGTGATATTGCAATCCATTTTGATATGGGCTACGTCAGTGGTGATGGGTGGTTATCCTGCTGCTATCTCATTGCTTCTATCGTGTTTCAGTATCATACTTATGTGGATATGCTCGATAAGTTTTTCCGTTGCCGTGGCCTTCATTCTTACGATCACATCTTCACCAATGCCATGTCTTTCAAGTCCATGGCTGGTTATTGGTCTGTTTGCTGCACCTGCACTTCTTGGGGCATTTACTGGTCAACATTTGGGATATATTATCCTTAAATCTTATTTGTTAAAAACATTTTCTGTGAGAAAGGCAAAACTATCTGCTGACTTGCAATCTACTTTGGCTAAGTTGGATGCTGAAAGATGGCTTTTTAAAGCCGGTATATTGCAGTGGCTTGTTCTATTGGCAGTTGGGAATTACTATAAAGTTGGTTCTTCTTATATAGCTCTTGTTTGGTTAGTTTCACCCGCATTCGCTT ATGGTTTGCTCGAAGCAACATTATCACCTTCAAGAGTGCCGCTGCGACTTAAAACTCTGACCTTGCTTATTGGTTTGTTTGTGCCGTTATTACTCTCTTCTGGCATGATTATTCGGTTGACAGCCACTATAATCGGGACAATGGTTCGGTTCATTAG AAATCCTGGAGCTACTCCTGAATGGGTCGGAAATGTAGTAATTGCTATTTTTGTTGCTGCTATTGTGTGTTTGACCATGGTATATCTACTATCATACATCCATATATCAG AAGCAAAAGTTTCTCTCGTTTTCACGACATGCACTCTACTTGCTATCTCTCTTGTTGCTGTGTGGGGGGGTCTTGTTCTGCCATTTACTGAAGATACCGCAAGAGCCGTAAAC GTTGTGCATGTTGTGGATGCAAGACAAACAGAGAGTAGGAAGCAGGAGCCCTCCTCATTTGTTTCTCTATTCTCTGTAACTCCTGGAAAGTTGAACAAGGAGGCCGAGTATATCGGGGAAGGAGTTGTTTGTGGTAGGGATCGGCATTTAGATTTTGTTACCTTTTCTGTCAACTATAGCTGTTGGACGAGTAGCAGCGCTGAAGCCGGATGGGTGGAGTCTGATGTCCCTAAAATCCATGTGGACAAAGATACGAAAGGCGAAAGCAGAACAACACATGTCTCAATCGACACTAGAACTTCTACTCGATGGGCCCTGGGAATCAATACCAAAGAAATTGAAGACTTCCAGCTGAAAG ATGCTGAAAGTGCTGAGGAATTGATCTCACCCAGCGAAAAGCACGGTGTCAACGGATGGCATGTCATTCAATTTTCGGGTGGGAAAAAGGCCCCAACCAAGTTCGACCTCTCACTTTTCTGGATGGGCAACCATACTCTTTCGACTCCGGCGGGCGGTATAAACGAGCCCCTGCTCCTAAAACTCAGAACAGACTTAGACAGATCAACCCCGCCATTCAAAAATATCCTTCAGAAGCTTCCTCCATGGTGTTCCCAGTTTGGAAAGTCTACTGCTCCACATACATTAGCTTTCTTGAGTAGTCTGCCAGtttctttttaa
- the LOC140867418 gene encoding uncharacterized protein isoform X1 — MYKNQLQELAQRSCFNLPAYTSFREGPDHAPRFKAAVNFNGETFESPSYCSTLRQAEHSAAEVALDALSSRGPSNSLAARILRKNMRRKPKVASGQEAGTSEKIGEVNTAVKDKNAILVATRSPYVILALFVLVINGSWGVYHYQFENLPPPLALESVGKRGFSENEAMKHVVALTQLGPHSIASDALERAFQYVREAAETIKKTAHWEVDVEVDLFHANSGVNNQLTGLFRGKSVVYSDLNHVVLRITPKYASEAADNAILVSSHIDTVFAGEGAGDCSSCVAVMLELARGVSQWAHGFKNAVIFLFNIGEEEGLNGAHSFISQHPWSDTLRLAIDLEAMGIGGKSSIFQAGPHPWAIENFALAAKYPSAQIVAQDLFYSGIINSATDFQVYKDIAGLSGLDFAYADNTAVYHTKNDKLKLLKPGSLQHLGENVLAFLLHAAASASLPKSNTLESDIESSKEKAIYFDILGAYMVTFRQSFANMLYNSVILQSILIWATSVVMGGYPAAISLLLSCFSIILMWICSISFSVAVAFILTITSSPMPCLSSPWLVIGLFAAPALLGAFTGQHLGYIILKSYLLKTFSVRKAKLSADLQSTLAKLDAERWLFKAGILQWLVLLAVGNYYKVGSSYIALVWLVSPAFAYGLLEATLSPSRVPLRLKTLTLLIGLFVPLLLSSGMIIRLTATIIGTMVRFIRNPGATPEWVGNVVIAIFVAAIVCLTMVYLLSYIHISEAKVSLVFTTCTLLAISLVAVWGGLVLPFTEDTARAVNVVHVVDARQTESRKQEPSSFVSLFSVTPGKLNKEAEYIGEGVVCGRDRHLDFVTFSVNYSCWTSSSAEAGWVESDVPKIHVDKDTKGESRTTHVSIDTRTSTRWALGINTKEIEDFQLKDAESAEELISPSEKHGVNGWHVIQFSGGKKAPTKFDLSLFWMGNHTLSTPAGGINEPLLLKLRTDLDRSTPPFKNILQKLPPWCSQFGKSTAPHTLAFLSSLPVSF; from the exons ATGTACAAAAATCAGCTGCAGGAGCTGGCGCAGCGGAGCTGCTTTAATCTTCCGGCGTACACGAGCTTTCGGGAAGGTCCTGATCACGCGCCGAGGTTCAAGGCGGCTGTTAACTTTAACGGAGAGACGTTTGAGAGCCCTAGTTACTGTTCTACGCTCCGTCAGGCTGAGCACTCCGCTGCTGAGGTGGCTCTCGATGCCCTCTCCAGCCGTGGCCCTTCCAATTCCCTCGCCGCCAGAATTCTG AGGAAAAACATGAGACGAAAACCAAAAGTTGCTTCTGGCCAGGAGGCCGGGACCAGTGAAAAGATTGGAGAAGTGAATACCGCTGTGAAGGATAAAAATGCCATTTTGGTGGCCACCAGGTCACCTTATGTGATTCTCGCGCTCTTTGTTCTTGTCATTAATGGGAGTTGGGGCGTTTACCATTATCAGTTTGAGAATCTGCCTCCTCCACTGGCTCTCGAAAGTGTGGGGAAAAGGGGTTTCTCCGAAAACGAGGCTATGAAACATGTTGTCGCATTGACTCAATTAGGCCCCCATAGCATTGCCTCTGATGCTCTCGAGAGAGCTTTCCAG TATGTCAGAGAAGCAGCAGAAACTATTAAAAAAACGGCTCATTGGGAGGTCGACGTTGAAGTGGATTTATTTCATGCAAATTCTGGAGTCAACAATCAACTTACTGGTCTTTTTAGAGGAAAATCTGTTGTCTATTCAGATCTGAATCACGTCGTGTTAAGAATCACTCCGAAATATGCATCTGAAGCAGCAGATAATGCTATTCTTGTCTCCTCCCACATCGATACCGTTTTTGCAGG GGAAGGAGCTGGCGACTGCAGTTCATGTGTTGCGGTTATGTTAGAGCTTGCTAGAGGAGTTTCCCAGTGGGCTCATGGATTTAAGAATGCTGTCATATTCTTATTTAATATTGGAGAGGAGGAAGGCTTGAATGGCGCTCACAGCTTTATTTCTCAG CATCCTTGGAGTGATACATTAAGATTGGCCATTGATTTGGAAGCCATGGGAATAGGAGGAAAATCTAGCATTTTCCAG GCTGGTCCTCATCCTTGGGCCATTGAAAACTTTGCTTTGGCAGCCAAGTATCCATCTGCACAAATTGTTGCTCAG GATCTTTTTTATTCTGGGATTATAAATTCGGCAACAGACTTTCAAGTGTATAAAGACATTGCAGGACTTTCCGGGCTCGATTTTGCATATGCAGATAATACAGCTGTGTACCATACAAAG AATGACAAGTTAAAATTGTTGAAACCTGGTTCTCTACAACATCTTGGAGAAAATGTTCTCGCTTTCTTGCTCCATGCCGCCGCTTCTGCCAGCCTCCCTAAGAGCAACACGTTGGAATCAGATATAGAATCTAGCAAGGAAAAAGCTATATATTTTGACATCTTG GGAGCATACATGGTCACATTTCGTCAAAGCTTTGCCAATATGCTGTACAATTCAGTGATATTGCAATCCATTTTGATATGGGCTACGTCAGTGGTGATGGGTGGTTATCCTGCTGCTATCTCATTGCTTCTATCGTGTTTCAGTATCATACTTATGTGGATATGCTCGATAAGTTTTTCCGTTGCCGTGGCCTTCATTCTTACGATCACATCTTCACCAATGCCATGTCTTTCAAGTCCATGGCTGGTTATTGGTCTGTTTGCTGCACCTGCACTTCTTGGGGCATTTACTGGTCAACATTTGGGATATATTATCCTTAAATCTTATTTGTTAAAAACATTTTCTGTGAGAAAGGCAAAACTATCTGCTGACTTGCAATCTACTTTGGCTAAGTTGGATGCTGAAAGATGGCTTTTTAAAGCCGGTATATTGCAGTGGCTTGTTCTATTGGCAGTTGGGAATTACTATAAAGTTGGTTCTTCTTATATAGCTCTTGTTTGGTTAGTTTCACCCGCATTCGCTT ATGGTTTGCTCGAAGCAACATTATCACCTTCAAGAGTGCCGCTGCGACTTAAAACTCTGACCTTGCTTATTGGTTTGTTTGTGCCGTTATTACTCTCTTCTGGCATGATTATTCGGTTGACAGCCACTATAATCGGGACAATGGTTCGGTTCATTAG AAATCCTGGAGCTACTCCTGAATGGGTCGGAAATGTAGTAATTGCTATTTTTGTTGCTGCTATTGTGTGTTTGACCATGGTATATCTACTATCATACATCCATATATCAG AAGCAAAAGTTTCTCTCGTTTTCACGACATGCACTCTACTTGCTATCTCTCTTGTTGCTGTGTGGGGGGGTCTTGTTCTGCCATTTACTGAAGATACCGCAAGAGCCGTAAAC GTTGTGCATGTTGTGGATGCAAGACAAACAGAGAGTAGGAAGCAGGAGCCCTCCTCATTTGTTTCTCTATTCTCTGTAACTCCTGGAAAGTTGAACAAGGAGGCCGAGTATATCGGGGAAGGAGTTGTTTGTGGTAGGGATCGGCATTTAGATTTTGTTACCTTTTCTGTCAACTATAGCTGTTGGACGAGTAGCAGCGCTGAAGCCGGATGGGTGGAGTCTGATGTCCCTAAAATCCATGTGGACAAAGATACGAAAGGCGAAAGCAGAACAACACATGTCTCAATCGACACTAGAACTTCTACTCGATGGGCCCTGGGAATCAATACCAAAGAAATTGAAGACTTCCAGCTGAAAG ATGCTGAAAGTGCTGAGGAATTGATCTCACCCAGCGAAAAGCACGGTGTCAACGGATGGCATGTCATTCAATTTTCGGGTGGGAAAAAGGCCCCAACCAAGTTCGACCTCTCACTTTTCTGGATGGGCAACCATACTCTTTCGACTCCGGCGGGCGGTATAAACGAGCCCCTGCTCCTAAAACTCAGAACAGACTTAGACAGATCAACCCCGCCATTCAAAAATATCCTTCAGAAGCTTCCTCCATGGTGTTCCCAGTTTGGAAAGTCTACTGCTCCACATACATTAGCTTTCTTGAGTAGTCTGCCAGtttctttttaa
- the LOC140867418 gene encoding uncharacterized protein isoform X3: MGIGGKSSIFQAGPHPWAIENFALAAKYPSAQIVAQDLFYSGIINSATDFQVYKDIAGLSGLDFAYADNTAVYHTKNDKLKLLKPGSLQHLGENVLAFLLHAAASASLPKSNTLESDIESSKEKAIYFDILGAYMVTFRQSFANMLYNSVILQSILIWATSVVMGGYPAAISLLLSCFSIILMWICSISFSVAVAFILTITSSPMPCLSSPWLVIGLFAAPALLGAFTGQHLGYIILKSYLLKTFSVRKAKLSADLQSTLAKLDAERWLFKAGILQWLVLLAVGNYYKVGSSYIALVWLVSPAFAYGLLEATLSPSRVPLRLKTLTLLIGLFVPLLLSSGMIIRLTATIIGTMVRFIRNPGATPEWVGNVVIAIFVAAIVCLTMVYLLSYIHISEAKVSLVFTTCTLLAISLVAVWGGLVLPFTEDTARAVNVVHVVDARQTESRKQEPSSFVSLFSVTPGKLNKEAEYIGEGVVCGRDRHLDFVTFSVNYSCWTSSSAEAGWVESDVPKIHVDKDTKGESRTTHVSIDTRTSTRWALGINTKEIEDFQLKDAESAEELISPSEKHGVNGWHVIQFSGGKKAPTKFDLSLFWMGNHTLSTPAGGINEPLLLKLRTDLDRSTPPFKNILQKLPPWCSQFGKSTAPHTLAFLSSLPVSF; the protein is encoded by the exons ATGGGAATAGGAGGAAAATCTAGCATTTTCCAG GCTGGTCCTCATCCTTGGGCCATTGAAAACTTTGCTTTGGCAGCCAAGTATCCATCTGCACAAATTGTTGCTCAG GATCTTTTTTATTCTGGGATTATAAATTCGGCAACAGACTTTCAAGTGTATAAAGACATTGCAGGACTTTCCGGGCTCGATTTTGCATATGCAGATAATACAGCTGTGTACCATACAAAG AATGACAAGTTAAAATTGTTGAAACCTGGTTCTCTACAACATCTTGGAGAAAATGTTCTCGCTTTCTTGCTCCATGCCGCCGCTTCTGCCAGCCTCCCTAAGAGCAACACGTTGGAATCAGATATAGAATCTAGCAAGGAAAAAGCTATATATTTTGACATCTTG GGAGCATACATGGTCACATTTCGTCAAAGCTTTGCCAATATGCTGTACAATTCAGTGATATTGCAATCCATTTTGATATGGGCTACGTCAGTGGTGATGGGTGGTTATCCTGCTGCTATCTCATTGCTTCTATCGTGTTTCAGTATCATACTTATGTGGATATGCTCGATAAGTTTTTCCGTTGCCGTGGCCTTCATTCTTACGATCACATCTTCACCAATGCCATGTCTTTCAAGTCCATGGCTGGTTATTGGTCTGTTTGCTGCACCTGCACTTCTTGGGGCATTTACTGGTCAACATTTGGGATATATTATCCTTAAATCTTATTTGTTAAAAACATTTTCTGTGAGAAAGGCAAAACTATCTGCTGACTTGCAATCTACTTTGGCTAAGTTGGATGCTGAAAGATGGCTTTTTAAAGCCGGTATATTGCAGTGGCTTGTTCTATTGGCAGTTGGGAATTACTATAAAGTTGGTTCTTCTTATATAGCTCTTGTTTGGTTAGTTTCACCCGCATTCGCTT ATGGTTTGCTCGAAGCAACATTATCACCTTCAAGAGTGCCGCTGCGACTTAAAACTCTGACCTTGCTTATTGGTTTGTTTGTGCCGTTATTACTCTCTTCTGGCATGATTATTCGGTTGACAGCCACTATAATCGGGACAATGGTTCGGTTCATTAG AAATCCTGGAGCTACTCCTGAATGGGTCGGAAATGTAGTAATTGCTATTTTTGTTGCTGCTATTGTGTGTTTGACCATGGTATATCTACTATCATACATCCATATATCAG AAGCAAAAGTTTCTCTCGTTTTCACGACATGCACTCTACTTGCTATCTCTCTTGTTGCTGTGTGGGGGGGTCTTGTTCTGCCATTTACTGAAGATACCGCAAGAGCCGTAAAC GTTGTGCATGTTGTGGATGCAAGACAAACAGAGAGTAGGAAGCAGGAGCCCTCCTCATTTGTTTCTCTATTCTCTGTAACTCCTGGAAAGTTGAACAAGGAGGCCGAGTATATCGGGGAAGGAGTTGTTTGTGGTAGGGATCGGCATTTAGATTTTGTTACCTTTTCTGTCAACTATAGCTGTTGGACGAGTAGCAGCGCTGAAGCCGGATGGGTGGAGTCTGATGTCCCTAAAATCCATGTGGACAAAGATACGAAAGGCGAAAGCAGAACAACACATGTCTCAATCGACACTAGAACTTCTACTCGATGGGCCCTGGGAATCAATACCAAAGAAATTGAAGACTTCCAGCTGAAAG ATGCTGAAAGTGCTGAGGAATTGATCTCACCCAGCGAAAAGCACGGTGTCAACGGATGGCATGTCATTCAATTTTCGGGTGGGAAAAAGGCCCCAACCAAGTTCGACCTCTCACTTTTCTGGATGGGCAACCATACTCTTTCGACTCCGGCGGGCGGTATAAACGAGCCCCTGCTCCTAAAACTCAGAACAGACTTAGACAGATCAACCCCGCCATTCAAAAATATCCTTCAGAAGCTTCCTCCATGGTGTTCCCAGTTTGGAAAGTCTACTGCTCCACATACATTAGCTTTCTTGAGTAGTCTGCCAGtttctttttaa
- the LOC140866101 gene encoding uncharacterized protein isoform X2 has product MENGKDGGRLPPVLQIYADFMTSVTKFEELGTFGSNLLVSFQQAIGFLQRPPVEKTSKLIEGIIKAHGTKRFLSYVEAGCKNTHDNVQNVSKLQTCHLGLQDHINKAESIISELEHLLDDAASIVQTKKEQDEDVSSSVDSSVFNGTEEVSSDLSNPDVTDYASMMAVIYSMVKQDYTMQDRIVSSLSLKSSPAELETYCLMWSLRPFIDDDVMQQAWSLVPWASGPSK; this is encoded by the exons ATGGAAAACGGGAAAGACGGAGGCAGACTGCCACCGGTTCTCCAAATATATGCAGATTTTATGACCAG CGTGACaaaatttgaagagttggggaCTTTCGGAAGCAATTTACTTGTTTCCTTTCAGCAAGCAATCG GATTTTTACAACGGCCTCCAGTCGAAAAGACATCTAAACTGATCGAGGGCATTATTAAAGCTCATGGGACAAAAAGGTTTTTATCCTACGTTGAAGCAGGGTGCAAGAACACTCATGACAATGTACAAAATGTGAGCAAGT TGCAAACCTGCCATCTAGGGCTTCAGGACCATATAAACAAAG CCGAAAGTATCATCAGTGAACTTGAGCACCTTTTAGATGATGCAGCATCCATAGTGCAAACTAAAAAGGAGCAAGATGAAGATGTTAGCTCTAGTGTAGATTCCTCGGTTTTCAATGGCACC GAGGAAGTTTCCTCAGATCTTTCAAATCCCGATGTTACCGATTACGCATCCATGATGGCTGTTATTTATAGTATGGTGAAACAAGACTACACAATGCAG GATCGGATCGTGTCCTCTCTAAGCCTCAAGTCATCACCAGCAGAACTGGAAACCTATTGCCTGATGTGGTCATTGCGACCCTTTATAGACGATGATGTAATGCAACAAGCTTGGAGTCTTGTTCCCTGGGCCTCTGGTCCAAGTAAATGA
- the LOC140866101 gene encoding uncharacterized protein isoform X1, translating into MENGKDGGRLPPVLQIYADFMTSVTKFEELGTFGSNLLVSFQQAIGFLQRPPVEKTSKLIEGIIKAHGTKRFLSYVEAGCKNTHDNVQNVSKLQTCHLGLQDHINKAAESIISELEHLLDDAASIVQTKKEQDEDVSSSVDSSVFNGTEEVSSDLSNPDVTDYASMMAVIYSMVKQDYTMQDRIVSSLSLKSSPAELETYCLMWSLRPFIDDDVMQQAWSLVPWASGPSK; encoded by the exons ATGGAAAACGGGAAAGACGGAGGCAGACTGCCACCGGTTCTCCAAATATATGCAGATTTTATGACCAG CGTGACaaaatttgaagagttggggaCTTTCGGAAGCAATTTACTTGTTTCCTTTCAGCAAGCAATCG GATTTTTACAACGGCCTCCAGTCGAAAAGACATCTAAACTGATCGAGGGCATTATTAAAGCTCATGGGACAAAAAGGTTTTTATCCTACGTTGAAGCAGGGTGCAAGAACACTCATGACAATGTACAAAATGTGAGCAAGT TGCAAACCTGCCATCTAGGGCTTCAGGACCATATAAACAAAG CAGCCGAAAGTATCATCAGTGAACTTGAGCACCTTTTAGATGATGCAGCATCCATAGTGCAAACTAAAAAGGAGCAAGATGAAGATGTTAGCTCTAGTGTAGATTCCTCGGTTTTCAATGGCACC GAGGAAGTTTCCTCAGATCTTTCAAATCCCGATGTTACCGATTACGCATCCATGATGGCTGTTATTTATAGTATGGTGAAACAAGACTACACAATGCAG GATCGGATCGTGTCCTCTCTAAGCCTCAAGTCATCACCAGCAGAACTGGAAACCTATTGCCTGATGTGGTCATTGCGACCCTTTATAGACGATGATGTAATGCAACAAGCTTGGAGTCTTGTTCCCTGGGCCTCTGGTCCAAGTAAATGA